In the Triticum aestivum cultivar Chinese Spring chromosome 2B, IWGSC CS RefSeq v2.1, whole genome shotgun sequence genome, aaagtggtgaggcgaGGGAAGAGCAAGGATATGCACGGGAAAAGCTAGCGACGAATACGGACCAGATGCGTGATTCCAGAAAAAAAAGATAAGGTGGAGGCATGCTGAAGACACGTGGCTGTCGCGTGAGGCAACCGGCGCGGTGCATACGGTCTGTCGGTTGAATCTAAACGTTTCCCCAAAAAAATGCACCACCatacaaacaaaaactcaaaacaCATGCATTGACTAAATACACATTTATTATCGCCAAAAAAAATAGTGTTGTAACACACATTTAGCTTTGTTGCTGATAACACAACCCTCTTCTTCGCTTGTATTATTCAGTTTCTCTTATTTTCAGGCAGCCTCACCAAGAGGCAGCAATATATAAGTGTGTTTCATTGCTAGTGTGTAGTTCTAATTTGTACtaaatttattttgtgtgtttttgGTGGCAATGATCTTGATGGCGAAGATGAGATCGCTTGGAATAAAAGTCTCATGAGatgttttttttatgttttagagttttcatggtcaaagtcgccaaattggagaacatgtgatgttttggttccATGGACCATCGGCTTCCAACCCCGCAAATTGTCATCCGGATCTCCTTAAGGCAGTTGTGGTGGCAATGATATGGTGTGAAGTGATTTTTTTTTCTGGCAGCTCAATGGTCGTTAGACAACTTGCCATTCAAGACACGCCCCTTTTTGGCATGAAAAACTATCGATATGATCATCAAACATCATGGCAGTACAAAAACACGAGAAGTAAAAAAAAACATTCATGTTCGTAGACCATCTAGCGGCGACTACAATCATTGGAATGAGCTAAAGGCACGCCGCGTCATTGCCCCATATCACCGAAGCTgggcaaaccttattgtagtagacagtagGAAAGTCGTCATAGTCGTGGCGTGAATTTCAACAATAAGAGAGGGGGAGGAACGAGGGTTGATGATGCGAGGCACATGTAAGTATGCAAGTTCAGGACCCTCACGATGGAGGAAACAACCCTATGTCATGTTCCCTAGATAGACTGATTTCTTGCATATAGTGTCTGATTACAAATGTTCTTAACTCTATCCAAGTGTTGAGGTGCGGCTTATATAGTGTGTGCTTTACCCCTCATCTTCTACGTTATAGAAGAATTAAGGTAGGTAATATTCATGCCTATTATAGAGTAACGGACGCCTTAAAGTACTTAAAACGCCAACCTCCTATGATGGTGATAACGTTCTAATTAATGCATCTGGCCACTGGTCTTCTCCCATCCAAGTGAGGATCCACCCGAGTGATTCACGCCTTTTCATGTGAGTGAATCTCCAAAAAATGAgatccatgggcactagcacccaggACTTAGTTTTATAGAAGAAGCCCGCCCGGATAAGGAACCAGAAATTCGACCCTGACAAGATCCGAACCCTGGCCGCAGGGTGCGCCACCGCCCACCCTTGCCACTAGGCTACAGCCTAGTTCTCATGTGAGTGAATCTCCATTAGAATGGCCGCCGAGTGAACAACCCTCCTTGATGTTGGTTAGTGTTTTGTTCTATTAAAGATGAGGCTTGGGCCCCTGGGCCTTCACGAGGTTTGGATCATCGTGGGCCTATCTAGTGGGGGATGACCTGGTcaatcgtgctaaggccccaaagaACTAGCGCACCCGTACAACAACCACCGCTGATGAAGATAAGCGTAGATTAAAAGGATCCAACCAGTACACATAGAACGCACGCGAACGAAGACTAGATCCACTCAAATCCACAGAAGACAAACATCGATCAAATCTCACGATATCCGTCGGAGACACACACCCACACGCCCTCCAACGACGCGAGACACGCCACAAGGACACGGGGAGAACCTCATTCCATATTTAGGGAGCCGTCACCTCCCCGCCTTCCTCAACATTACACAATCCCTAAACAAATTAAAAAAACACTTAAAATGAAGTATGAGCCCTCCCACCGGTAAGGGCCGGGCTCCACTGTGCCTCGATGGTCCCATGTCCACATGAGAGGAGGCATATGAATGGCGGCACCGCGAGAGGCGGGGAAATCCTAAACACATGGGAGCTTTTTTTTTCGGGAAGGAAAAAAACACCAATAGACGTGTCCCTGACTATAATGGTTTCGAAAATCTTATGTTCTCACTCTATTTGGGTTGTTCAACCAATCTTTCAAAACCCTCAAGGTTAGTCTAGCTTACGTAGATGGTCTCTTGCAAATTCTACACGCAAAGACACAATCTTTTTATGTATAGACATCAGATCACTTGACTTCTTTTTAGTGTCTTATGTGTTTTTTTAATTAATAGGGCCATATAGTCCGcttaaaaaaaatcaaatgcaCACTTGCAAAGTACTGAAAGCTGAAAGTTTGGATTTGTTGGACTCTGTATGAACCCAGAACAACAAACTTATACTCCATAACAGTGTGTGATTGATGGAGGGTCGGTCTTCAATGTAAACACGCCAATTTTGTGAGATTTTTGCGCACCTTGTGTGTAGTGTAGTTAAACCCACACGGTGGCGGCTGCACCCACGTATTTTCAAAGGAGAAAATCAACTGCAAATTTGCATAGCACTCTTGCACTGTATGCACTGAATCCAACTCAAACGTGTATGAACGAAGTGAAAAAAGTATTATCCTCTCGCTCTGCTCCAAATGCCGCGTCACATCACCGGTACATACATACGTTTTCACGTATCACCCGGCCCTGAAAAAATAACACGGAGAAGGGGGACCCCGGCCAATCAGATCCGAACCGGAAATCGCAAGCTGGAACGCCACAGCCACATGCCACCTCCGGGGATAACGTTATCCCTCCACGGCGCGACCAGAGCTCCCCACGTCGGACTCCCGCGCCGACCTGGCACGCCGCGATCCCGCCTCCGCCTCCACACGCCCTACTAAAACCTTCTCCGCGCCAACCATCCCGTCCCCCACACACCTCACGCCAGCCCAAGAAGAAGAGACGCCGCTACGCACCCACGCAGTACGCACGCCATGGCCGCCACCGCGTCCCTGTCTGCCGTCGCGGCGCCCCTGTCCGTCGCCGGGCTCAAGAAGGCCACGTCGTTCCGGCCCCTGCCGGTGGTCAGGGCCGGCAGGCCCGCGGCGAGGATGACGGTCGTCCGGGCGTCCTCCGCGTCCGTGCAGGAGAAGCTCACGGCCGGGCTGACCgcggcggccgtggcggcggcgctgGTGCTGCCCGAGGTCGCGGAGGCCGCGTCCCCGGGGCTGTCCCCGTCGCTCAAGAACTTCCTGCTCAGCATCGTGTCCGGCGGGGTCGTCTTCGCCGGCATCGCCGGGGCAGTCGTCGCCGTCTCCAACTTCGACCCCGTCAAGAGGACCTGATCGCCTCGCCGGATTCTCAGGGCACGTCGCCTCGCTTTGTATCTCCATAAATCTCTTTTCTGTGTTTTATTCGGAGACTCTGTACGTAGAAGAGATCCATGACAATGGAGTTCTGATTAATGGCTGTGTATACTCTGGTTCGTCTGCTTAAACTCATGCTTGCGGGCTGTATCCAGTAATTGGATGTTTGTTTACTTCTGAAGCTACTTCCCCCTTTCCAAATTACTTACAGCGTGCTCGGCAGTATGAGGGAAAGGGAATGGAAGGTTACAAGAGGGAGTATGTCTAGATATTAGACTTGAGAATTACTAGAATTTTAGTCTCAATCTCCATTTTGATGTGTGGTCGGAATTATCGGTGAGTTGAATTAACAGGGGGCTTGGGAAGAGAGACCATGAAATTGACCTCTTTTATTTCCTTTCCCCTTCTCTCCTCAATTCCCTTGCCCCTAGCCAAACAATGAATAATATGTCTTGTATCCTTAAACTCTTGTTCCCTATCACAAATTGCCTCCAACCAAACATGCTTTTAGTTTTAGGTTGATCCTAAATCGAACTTCTTTAAATTTGACCAAATCTATAGAAAATATATCAACATTGACACCATTCAATTACTTTCATTAGATCCATCATAGGATATACTTTTATTCATATACGCgctccgtcccgaattacttgtcgcggaaatggatatAAATTAATGTATCTAAAACTATAAATTCATCTAGATACATTCACTTCTGTGACAAGTAATTCAAACGAAAAAAGTATATTTCTGATGTTGTAGATATTGGACTTTTTTATATGGTCAAACTTGAAGAAGTTTGACTTAGACAAAACCATAACTTCAACGAATTTGGAAGGGAGGTAGTACCAACCAGTGCAACTTCTTTTCaccttttatcaaaaaaaaattgAATCCAATGTTTGATTCTTGCCTTACGGAACGAACGTCTGTTGCCATCCGATGTGGGAGGATAAACAATGAGACGAGGAAGAATCGGCGGGCGGAGGTGGCCGACTGCCGTTCATGGACAAAAGTGGGCGCCGCTACCTCCAATTATCACACATTGGCGTCACGATATGGGTATAGGTGCAGGGTGTGGTGGTGACTTGGTGTTCGCACAAACAATACTAGTGCTCCGGATCCGCGACGCGCTCATCAACCTGATTGGCACCATTGTTATATGTCTCGACGCAACAGGCCAGTGATGGGGccctagtggtggtggtggtggtggtggtggtggtggtggtggtggaggtaaACAAGATACAGAGAGAATGAGGatatatattttgacaaaacaCTAAAAGCATTATCAGGGTTGAACTGCCTCATCAACGAGACAACATGGGAAAAACCATCTTTTGATGGGCTATTTAACACAATTATTAGCCAAAATTGATGGAAGTGTCGTATTAGTAACAAATTTAGACCAGTGTCTAACATGGATTTTTTTCCATAACCAAATAGGGAAACACATTACTATTTAGGGTTAACTAAGGAAACATTTGTTGTCTGGGTGCAAATAGTTTTGTGAACAACAACAATTCCATCAAATTGCTAGGAGTTTCATATTTGATCCTTCATtcccatatatttcttcaataaaAAAAATTGTGTTTGCGTTATAGGTATCATGTCTAATTAGTTGTGCAATATATTTATTTAAATTTTCTACATTGTTTAGATTCTGCATTCAGCTAACTATTGTGATATTTCTTTTTAAAAAGATTTTTGCGTACCTCCCTCATAACAATAAACATACGCTCCACCCATAGGGAAGGGAAAGAGAATTCACTAGCAAGTGTCAGCAACCCCCTTTCTTATACCCTCTGCTCTAAAGATTTCAGATTCAAAGAATATGGTTCAAGAAGGTCacattttggggggggggggcttcttggTCTGGCCTTTCTAACATCCCTGTATTTTTCGTATGATGATTTATAGTCGCCTCTAGACTTGCGTCGTCTCAGTGTTCCACTGCATATAAACATTCAACTTTAGCATTAAAAGAATTTACATTGGTGCCTATATTGCTTCAAACATTCAATAATGATATATGGAATCATTGGTAACCTTTGGGGTAACATTTTTGCTTTGCTCATACGCAATAGATATTACTGATTCGTCATGTTAGGGAAGCAGAAACATGCAGGACAAGATCCATCCTAGGTGTgtcatttgggggggggggggggctttgggATACAAATTCTTCTACAACATATTTGATTTGAAGGTATTTTTACATGGAAAATCATGTTTATTGCTTAGCTAACACATTTACTTGATCTATTAAACAAGATTTGTTTTATATCTTCTAAAACTCTACAATGCCTCTATGGTGATTCATATATCTATATTGAGGTGCATACTCTACTTACAAGGTGTAAGAACCATGTGATTACAATAGGCCACATGCTGGTGCTGATTGTTGTACTAGTTGTAGCGACTCACCTTTCCATTTCTATCCCTATTCTCTAATTTGTTTGTTTTCTAATTCAGGTCATGACACTGGTAACTTCAATAGTGTTTAGTGGAAATTGAAGCAAATGCGTCCCTATGTGAAGTGTGTATGATCGTTTGACAATAATGGTTTGTTCCATGATTATCGATTGGGTTATAGTACTTCGGAGATCGGTGATGGTTCAATCTTTTTTTATTGTTGGAACGTGTATGATGCATCTATGACTATAATGCACCATGTTTTATGTTCTCATATTTCTTTTTTTTTTCGAATGGCCACCCATGGTAGCACTCGTCAGGTGTTACATTCAGATAGCATAATGGGCCTTAATTGAGCAGGAGCATCTGCAATTAGCGTCAGGTCATCTTCCCTTCTAGCTTTACCGCCAACTCATGCGCCAATATGTTCCATATACCTAGGGAGAGGAACTGATGTTGTAAACCTCAAATATAGACAAAGCAGCGTTTgactctgatgaggacatgactaccttggatacgaccaaaaatattgcatacatgcatatttgtcaggtgatttctagtgcaaactattcaataatctatttatgttatccagaacaaaaatacttcacacacttttgtgttttgtctaattgcaggtgtatgggatatttgtacaattcacatatgaagataagggagaaagatatgtttaagtgctgttcaaaaagttctctcacatcacttttgggccaagagaagatagagtccaaatctctcacgttctagattcagattcggactgcacagagatacctgactcaaaacgccaacaactttttcatacggactccgaattgggtgattttttttgttggattctagattttgtgctctttccagctcaattggattcaccttcaaattcgtccggagcgttgagatatcgacgaaacaatcagacgctgcagcagaatccgagtcaaacaacaagtccaaaggtgctgcatcacctccacttgggcccattgaccttgtacgacctagggttagttttaggctgccttgagacgtcctcccacctcctaggccgccaccccttgctcctatataagtagatccatctagtagcttttcccttgggatttgtttagttaaaagttagccattgcaacttcgtgtacttcgtttgtgtccaacgaccagaccaagaccgcgtacggatccccgcctttatcaatacttcatatattctcgcaatattcagattgcttttatcatattcttgctagttcttcgattgcttgcaggaatagaccttcgtggtcaggctgaccgtgcttccggcatcgtcagtaacctcaggagattggtttagcgattgctaaggcgcaacgtcgtgcacgtttgtagtcggatcatcaaagtcatcttcaccaaatcgatagttatcatctcatcgaatgatcgggacaccccgcctctatcaagtggtatcagttttcaggttgctcggtgagaatttcctgttttttctagattagatttattttcttacctattgtccaagaaaaagccacaaaaaagttagatctattcatcctttgtccaagtcagtctgagcctttgcaattttcttttcattatttgcattattgaattatcggtttcatcgtcgtgtcgagttgctggtcttagtgtctagttcgtttagagttttgagttctgttcacattagtcac is a window encoding:
- the LOC123043732 gene encoding uncharacterized protein is translated as MAATASLSAVAAPLSVAGLKKATSFRPLPVVRAGRPAARMTVVRASSASVQEKLTAGLTAAAVAAALVLPEVAEAASPGLSPSLKNFLLSIVSGGVVFAGIAGAVVAVSNFDPVKRT